TTATCAAGGACGCAACATGAAAGAGGAGAAACAAAGAATGACAAAGATACCCAGAAGACTAACCACAAGACTATTGGGGGCCGCCGTTGCGCTTGTCGTGGCGCACTCCAGCCTTTCAACCGCTGCGTTTGCGCAAGACACCAAGGCGCTGAACGCTGTGCTTGAGGCCGAGATCGTAACCCTCGACCCGCATTTCACCACGGCCTACATCTCGCGGACCTTCGGCTACATGGTCTATGACACCCTGTTCGGCATGGACAGTGCGGGCGAAATGCACCCCCAGATGATCGACAGCTGGACGACCAGTGACGATCAGCTGGTCTGGACCTTCACGCTGCGCGACGGCCTGAAATGGCACGACGGCACCCCGGTCACCGCCGAGGACACCGTCGCGTCGATCACCCGCTGGTGGACCAAGGCAACCCTTGGTGGCCTGCTGAAAAAAGCCACCACCGAAATCACGGCGACGGACGACAAGACCTTTACCATCACGCTGAACGAACCTTTCGGCCTGATGCTGACGGCCCTTGGCCATCCAAACTCGCCCACCCCCTTCATGATGCCCAAGCGCCTTGCCGACACCCCGGCCAGCGAGCAACTTCAGGAAGTCATGGGTTCGGGGCCTTATGTCTACAGCAAAGCCAACCACCGTCAGGGCGACTCGATGGTTCTGGCAAAAAACCAAGACTATATCCCCCGCGACGAACCGGCCGATTTCCTGTCCGGCGGCAAGGTCGTGAATGTTGATGAGCTGATCATCAAGGTTCTGCCCGACAGCACCACCGCCACAACCGCCCTGACCGCGGGCGAGGTGGATTATGTCCAGTATCCGCCGTTCGATCTGCTGCCGATGCTGGAAAGTGACCCCGACATCAACGTCCTGACCTTCAGCGGCGTCAACATGTACCAGGGCTATCTGCGTCTGAACCACCGCAACCCGCCCTTCGACGATCCGGCAATCCGCCGCGTACTGTGGAACATCGTCGATCAGGATTCGATCCCAACGGCGCTTGGCCTGTCCGGCGACTATATGGTGCCCGGCTGCAAGTCGTTCTTCATGTGCGGCACCCCGTATGAAACGACAGCGGGTTCGATCGCACCGGAAAAAACCTCAGTCGAGCTGGCCAAGGAAGCACTGGCCAAGACCGACTACAACGGTGAGCTTATCACGATCCTGCAGGCAACAGACATCGACGCCACCCGCGTTTCGTCGGCAGTGGCCTATGAATGGATGCGTCAGGTCGGCTTCAATGTCGAACTGAAAGCGATGGATTGGGCGTCGGTTCTGAGCAACCGCAGCACCCCCGAGGGCTGGCACCTGTTCGGCGTTCATGGCATCGGTCTCGACCTCGCCTTGCCGATCACCCACTATTTCATCGCCCGCAACTGCATCGACTATGCCGGCTGGAACTGTGACGAGAAAGTTGGCGAATACCTGGCCGCCTTCCCGCGTGCTACCACCCAGGCAGAGCGTCAGGACCTTGCCGACAAAATTTCCGAACGCGCCTTTGAGACGGTTCCGGCGGTGATGTGGGGCCAAATCGCGCAACCGGCGGCCTTCCGCAAGAACGTGACCGGCATCATCCCCTCGGCCATCCCGGTCTTCTGGGAACTGCAAAAGAACTGATCTTAACCAAGGCGGCGGCCCTGTGGACCATGCCCAGCGGGCCGCCGCACCCTCGCCCAATCCGCTTTCAGGACAGGAGCCGCGCTGGTGTACAAGTCGATTGTCAACCGAATCCTTTCGATCATTCCGGTAATTTTCGTCGTGTCGCTGTTCGTTTTCTCGCTGCTCTACCTTACGCCCGGTGACCCGGCGCTGGTGGTTGCGGGACCGACCGCGACCGCAGAAGACGTTGCCAAAATCCGCGAATCCTTGGGTCTGAACGATCCTTTTCTCGTCCGCTATATCGGCTGGTTGGACGATATCGTCCGACTGGATTTCGGACATTCCATTCTTAACAATGCGCCGGTTTCCGATTTGATCCTGCAGCGGATCGAGCCCACCGTATCGATGATGGTACTGACCATCATCTTTGCCGTAGTGATCGCCGTGCCGCTGGGCATTTTCGCCGCCGCCAACGTCAACAGCCTGATCGACCGGCTTGTCATGCTGTTCGCGATTTCGGCGTTCTCGATCCCGATCTTCATCATCGGCTATGTTCTGGCACGCGAATTCGCGCTGAAGGCCGGATGGTTCCCGGTGCAGGGCTATGCCTATCTAAGCGAAGGTTTCTGGCCATGGATACATCATCTTGTGCTGCCTTCGGTGTCGCTGGGGCTGGTCTATGTCGCGTTGATCGCGCGGATCTCTCGGGCGGCGATGCTTGAGGTTTTGTCGGAAGACTACATCCGTACCGCGCGCGCCAAGGGGCTGCGGCGCAGACGCATCCTGTTCCTGCATGCATTGCGCAACGCCGCGAACCCCATCGTGACGATCATCGGCGTTGGCGTCGCCCTGCTGATCGGTGGGTCGGTGGTGACCGAAAGCGTGTTCGGCATCCCCGGCCTTGGCCGCCTGACCGTCGATGCGATCCTGCGGCGCGACTATCCCGTCATTCAGGCCGTTATGCTGCTGTTTTCTCTGCTTTACGTTCTGGTCAATCTTCTGGTCGACATCGTCTATGTGATGCTTGACCCCCGAATTCGGTACTGATCCCATGTATCCACAACATTCCGTCTGGCGCTCGGCGCTGCGCAATCCCAGCATTGTGGTCGGTGGGACCGTTCTGCTGTTGATCCTGATCTTGTCGATCTTCGCGCCCTACATGGGCACAATCGACCCGATGGAGATGAGCTTTCTGAACCGCACCAAGGATCCGTCGTCAGAATACTGGTTCGGCACCGACGCCTATGGTCGCGACCTGTATTCACGGGTTCTGTATGGTGGCCGGGTGTCTTTGCTGATCGGCTTTTCGGTCGCGATCCTGGCGACAGTGT
This window of the Rhodobacteraceae bacterium LMO-JJ12 genome carries:
- a CDS encoding ABC transporter substrate-binding protein, with translation MTKIPRRLTTRLLGAAVALVVAHSSLSTAAFAQDTKALNAVLEAEIVTLDPHFTTAYISRTFGYMVYDTLFGMDSAGEMHPQMIDSWTTSDDQLVWTFTLRDGLKWHDGTPVTAEDTVASITRWWTKATLGGLLKKATTEITATDDKTFTITLNEPFGLMLTALGHPNSPTPFMMPKRLADTPASEQLQEVMGSGPYVYSKANHRQGDSMVLAKNQDYIPRDEPADFLSGGKVVNVDELIIKVLPDSTTATTALTAGEVDYVQYPPFDLLPMLESDPDINVLTFSGVNMYQGYLRLNHRNPPFDDPAIRRVLWNIVDQDSIPTALGLSGDYMVPGCKSFFMCGTPYETTAGSIAPEKTSVELAKEALAKTDYNGELITILQATDIDATRVSSAVAYEWMRQVGFNVELKAMDWASVLSNRSTPEGWHLFGVHGIGLDLALPITHYFIARNCIDYAGWNCDEKVGEYLAAFPRATTQAERQDLADKISERAFETVPAVMWGQIAQPAAFRKNVTGIIPSAIPVFWELQKN
- a CDS encoding ABC transporter permease; this translates as MYKSIVNRILSIIPVIFVVSLFVFSLLYLTPGDPALVVAGPTATAEDVAKIRESLGLNDPFLVRYIGWLDDIVRLDFGHSILNNAPVSDLILQRIEPTVSMMVLTIIFAVVIAVPLGIFAAANVNSLIDRLVMLFAISAFSIPIFIIGYVLAREFALKAGWFPVQGYAYLSEGFWPWIHHLVLPSVSLGLVYVALIARISRAAMLEVLSEDYIRTARAKGLRRRRILFLHALRNAANPIVTIIGVGVALLIGGSVVTESVFGIPGLGRLTVDAILRRDYPVIQAVMLLFSLLYVLVNLLVDIVYVMLDPRIRY